A genomic region of Paenibacillus sp. PL2-23 contains the following coding sequences:
- a CDS encoding response regulator transcription factor, whose product MNQITSSQSNTIKILLADDHQLFREGLKRILNMESDIEVIGECGDGIQVLEFCNHTVPEIVLMDINMPIETGVVTTERLKAMFPDVKVIILSIHDDESYVFETLRKGATGYLLKDMEAEALINAIRSVHHGHSYIHPKVTGKLINQLRRMTYLDEMGVASGAAAAKEPGVKYIATEESPLTRREAEVLRLMAEGKSNKMIGEYLFISEKTVKNHVSSILQKMEVDDRTQAVINSIKFGWVTL is encoded by the coding sequence ATGAACCAGATCACGTCTAGCCAATCCAATACTATCAAGATTCTGCTCGCTGACGATCACCAGCTGTTCCGTGAAGGGTTGAAACGAATTCTGAATATGGAAAGCGATATCGAAGTGATTGGGGAATGCGGCGACGGCATACAAGTGCTGGAGTTCTGCAATCATACCGTTCCGGAAATTGTGCTTATGGATATCAATATGCCGATTGAGACGGGCGTCGTGACAACAGAGCGGCTCAAAGCGATGTTTCCTGATGTGAAAGTGATTATTTTATCCATTCATGATGATGAAAGCTATGTATTCGAGACCCTTCGCAAGGGCGCGACGGGGTACCTGCTGAAGGATATGGAGGCGGAGGCGCTTATTAACGCGATTCGCTCCGTGCATCACGGCCATTCCTATATTCATCCTAAAGTGACTGGCAAGCTGATTAACCAGCTCCGCCGCATGACGTATCTCGATGAGATGGGCGTTGCGTCAGGCGCTGCCGCTGCCAAGGAGCCTGGAGTGAAATATATCGCGACGGAAGAGAGCCCGCTGACGCGCCGCGAAGCGGAAGTGCTCAGGCTTATGGCTGAGGGCAAGAGCAACAAGATGATCGGCGAATATTTGTTCATCAGCGAGAAGACGGTCAAAAATCACGTCAGCAGCATCCTGCAGAAGATGGAGGTTGACGATCGCACGCAAGCCGTCATCAATTCCATCAAGTTTGGCTGGGTTACGCTGTAA
- a CDS encoding sensor histidine kinase — protein MDHLTVDINKVISNAIKVMEDSKYQIYEICESARSELEALELELEQVLEETVRTIDKVDQLEQDYKRARIRLTEVSRDFVRYREEDIKQAYEKATQIQLDLMIYREKETYLRSRRDDLQKRVRNVEQSIERAEAIASQMNVVLEYLSGDLNQVTHIIESAKNRQLLGLKIILAQEEERKRIAREIHDGPAQSLANIVLRTEIAERMLIKGQFELVQDELVDLKGQVRNGLEEIRKIIFNLRPMALDDLGLLPTLRKFVQDFEEKTKVHATFETTGKEIRLPSAMEAAIYRMMQEAFSNVIKHANASHVSLEIHYTPQMIKISIQDNGKGFQVGAVSRPTDGNSHFGLIGMRERVELIQGRMVIDSNPGQGTKIMIEIPTTPEQRKENEYNEPDHV, from the coding sequence GTGGATCACCTGACAGTCGATATTAACAAAGTCATCTCGAACGCGATCAAGGTCATGGAAGACAGCAAATATCAGATCTATGAGATATGCGAGTCGGCGCGCTCGGAGCTGGAGGCGCTGGAGCTTGAGCTCGAGCAGGTGCTCGAGGAGACGGTTCGTACAATCGATAAGGTGGATCAATTAGAGCAGGACTATAAGCGCGCCCGCATCCGTCTGACCGAGGTGAGCCGCGATTTCGTGCGATATCGGGAAGAGGATATTAAGCAGGCTTACGAGAAAGCGACACAGATCCAGCTGGATCTGATGATATACCGCGAGAAGGAGACTTATCTCCGCTCCCGCAGGGACGATCTCCAGAAGCGCGTTCGGAATGTCGAGCAGTCGATCGAGCGCGCAGAGGCTATCGCATCGCAGATGAATGTCGTGCTGGAATATTTGTCCGGCGACTTGAATCAGGTTACCCACATTATTGAATCCGCGAAGAACAGGCAGCTTCTCGGCCTGAAGATTATTCTGGCCCAGGAGGAGGAGCGCAAGCGGATTGCCCGTGAAATTCATGATGGACCGGCGCAGTCGCTTGCGAATATCGTCCTTCGAACCGAGATTGCCGAGCGTATGCTGATTAAGGGGCAATTCGAGCTGGTGCAGGATGAGCTGGTGGATCTGAAGGGCCAGGTGCGCAACGGGCTTGAGGAGATTCGCAAAATCATCTTCAACCTGCGCCCCATGGCGCTGGATGATCTGGGTCTGCTGCCGACGCTTCGCAAGTTCGTTCAGGACTTCGAAGAGAAGACAAAGGTACATGCCACCTTCGAGACGACAGGCAAGGAAATTCGCCTTCCCTCCGCAATGGAGGCTGCTATCTATCGCATGATGCAGGAAGCGTTTTCGAATGTGATCAAGCATGCGAATGCTTCGCATGTCTCACTGGAAATCCATTATACTCCGCAGATGATCAAGATTTCGATCCAGGACAACGGAAAGGGATTCCAGGTCGGCGCAGTCTCAAGACCTACCGACGGCAATTCACACTTTGGCCTGATCGGCATGAGAGAGCGTGTGGAATTGATCCAAGGAAGGATGGTTATAGACTCAAATCCCGGACAGGGCACGAAGATTATGATAGAAATCCCGACAACTCCAGAACAAAGAAAGGAGAATGAGTATAATGAACCAGATCACGTCTAG
- a CDS encoding stalk domain-containing protein produces the protein MSKAWNSRGRQRHAGKLGRRVVIVAISGALLAQPLALALPHSWQAYMIGEAEAATAPILKLTKSSILTSGAKRLDYKWSTTRNNKSVQTDVHVIEIDLSNPHVMLNAISGKNNSVGQRNSILNMTKENGAVGGINGDVFVMSNEGAPLGAQVTSGQLVVSPSKLKGMYAFGIGADRKPFIDAFTFSGTVTAENGLTYPLEGLNQSAYSPEGGSSAYSHVNNLFIYTSTWGGAERPVNSATKPTEVLVRNGLVEQISEGAAIPGAVPVDGYILRAHGTAAQFVKTNLQIGQTITSDYSLVSQTTKQPVDAASLGMLVGGHTLLVDNGAAAAFSRDVAGVSGTSYTSRTGIGYSKDGTKVYMITSEKSGSNTGVSLKELQQIMVQLGVYKGVNLDGGGSTTMTERPLGSTGVQLAHPTQEGSQRAVANGIGVFTTAPQGALKGMVVGGPAIMLLGQSATYTAGGYDTYYNPYALDAASLKWTSSTDVGKIEGNQFTASKVGQTKLTVQSGDITASYDVEVIGQDQIASIKINSSAAMLTKGSVVNVPITIKLKNGSTYYVTGDALQWEFIGFTGEYNKGTVTVKDIDSKTATGYAIARYDGYGAMLPFVEGEQVKTLEDFEVSRYAITNAVTSEGTTTGTVKLVSDLPEQKSRGLQLAYDFAAGTKGTRASYAVFGDGLTLSGSPTSLTMDLYSDNSRNWVRAEVVDANGKAHLLDIAKELNWSGWRNVKVDLTAAGIAYPAKLKRIYVVTIEEGFEKRVSTGAIAMDNLVLRTAAEVKEPARANITMNVDKSVATVNGKSIKLDAAPFIQKGSTYVPLRFVTEAMGAEVLYEAKTRRITVLRGSQMLEMTIGERDYMLNGVRYTADVAPFTRNNRTVIPIRLFSEKLGFKVNYEEKLKKITIE, from the coding sequence ATGAGCAAGGCTTGGAACAGCAGGGGCCGGCAGAGGCATGCGGGTAAACTGGGAAGAAGAGTTGTTATTGTTGCGATTAGCGGCGCGTTGCTGGCGCAGCCGTTGGCACTTGCGCTGCCGCACAGCTGGCAGGCGTATATGATAGGAGAGGCGGAAGCGGCCACTGCGCCGATTCTGAAGCTGACGAAGTCTTCGATCCTGACGTCTGGAGCGAAGCGGCTGGATTATAAATGGAGCACAACACGCAATAATAAATCGGTGCAGACGGATGTGCATGTGATAGAGATTGATTTGTCGAATCCTCATGTTATGTTGAACGCAATCAGCGGCAAAAATAACAGCGTTGGCCAGCGCAACAGCATTCTGAATATGACCAAGGAGAATGGAGCTGTCGGTGGCATTAACGGTGACGTCTTCGTCATGTCCAACGAAGGAGCACCACTGGGCGCCCAGGTGACGAGCGGCCAGCTGGTCGTCAGTCCGTCCAAGCTAAAGGGCATGTATGCCTTCGGTATTGGCGCCGACCGCAAGCCCTTCATTGACGCCTTCACGTTCAGCGGCACAGTGACGGCCGAGAATGGGTTGACCTATCCGCTGGAGGGGCTGAATCAGTCCGCCTATTCGCCGGAGGGCGGGAGCTCCGCGTATAGCCACGTCAATAATCTGTTTATTTATACAAGTACATGGGGCGGCGCTGAGCGGCCGGTGAATTCCGCGACGAAGCCGACAGAGGTGCTCGTGCGCAACGGCCTCGTGGAGCAAATATCGGAGGGCGCTGCAATCCCAGGGGCTGTACCGGTGGACGGCTACATTCTGAGAGCTCATGGCACGGCAGCGCAATTCGTCAAAACCAATCTGCAGATCGGGCAGACTATTACGTCGGACTATTCGCTTGTCTCGCAGACAACGAAGCAGCCAGTGGACGCCGCGTCCCTGGGGATGCTTGTAGGCGGTCACACGCTGCTTGTCGATAACGGCGCTGCCGCCGCATTCTCCCGCGACGTCGCAGGTGTCAGCGGCACTTCTTATACGTCGAGAACCGGTATTGGCTATTCCAAGGACGGCACGAAGGTCTATATGATTACCAGCGAGAAGTCCGGCAGCAATACAGGCGTCAGCCTGAAGGAGCTGCAGCAGATTATGGTCCAGCTGGGCGTGTACAAGGGCGTAAATCTGGACGGCGGAGGCTCCACGACGATGACGGAGCGCCCGCTTGGCAGCACAGGCGTGCAGCTGGCGCATCCTACGCAGGAGGGCTCGCAGCGAGCGGTGGCGAATGGCATCGGCGTCTTCACAACCGCGCCGCAGGGCGCCCTGAAGGGTATGGTTGTAGGCGGCCCTGCTATTATGTTGCTCGGCCAAAGCGCCACCTATACGGCGGGCGGCTACGATACGTATTACAACCCATACGCGCTGGACGCCGCATCGCTCAAGTGGACCTCCTCCACGGACGTGGGAAAGATTGAGGGGAACCAGTTCACGGCAAGCAAGGTGGGCCAAACAAAGCTGACCGTTCAATCCGGCGACATTACGGCGTCCTATGACGTCGAGGTGATCGGCCAGGATCAGATCGCCTCGATCAAGATCAATTCGTCGGCGGCTATGCTGACCAAGGGCTCTGTTGTCAATGTGCCCATCACCATCAAGCTGAAGAACGGCAGCACCTATTATGTGACAGGCGATGCGCTGCAATGGGAATTTATCGGGTTCACCGGCGAATACAACAAGGGTACGGTAACGGTGAAGGATATCGACAGCAAGACTGCAACAGGCTATGCGATCGCCCGCTATGACGGCTATGGGGCGATGCTCCCGTTCGTCGAGGGAGAGCAGGTCAAAACGTTGGAGGACTTCGAGGTGTCGCGCTACGCGATTACGAATGCCGTCACTTCAGAGGGCACGACTACAGGCACCGTGAAGCTGGTCAGCGATCTGCCGGAGCAGAAGAGCCGGGGGCTGCAGCTGGCGTATGATTTTGCCGCGGGAACGAAGGGCACCCGAGCCTCATATGCGGTATTCGGCGACGGGTTGACCTTGTCCGGCTCGCCGACCTCGCTGACGATGGATCTCTACAGCGATAACAGCCGCAACTGGGTACGCGCGGAGGTGGTGGATGCGAACGGCAAGGCGCATTTGCTTGATATCGCCAAGGAGCTGAACTGGTCCGGCTGGAGAAATGTGAAGGTGGATCTTACCGCCGCCGGCATCGCTTATCCCGCCAAGCTGAAGCGTATCTATGTCGTCACGATTGAAGAGGGCTTCGAGAAGAGAGTGTCGACCGGCGCGATTGCGATGGACAATCTGGTTCTTCGCACGGCGGCTGAGGTGAAGGAGCCCGCAAGGGCGAATATTACCATGAATGTCGACAAATCCGTCGCCACGGTGAACGGCAAGAGCATCAAGCTGGACGCCGCGCCGTTCATTCAGAAGGGCTCCACCTATGTGCCGCTTCGGTTCGTGACGGAGGCGATGGGCGCGGAGGTATTGTATGAGGCCAAGACCAGAAGAATTACGGTGCTTAGAGGCAGCCAGATGCTGGAGATGACGATCGGCGAGAGGGATTATATGCTGAACGGCGTCCGGTATACGGCCGATGTCGCTCCTTTTACAAGGAATAACCGCACGGTTATACCGATCCGATTATTTTCGGAAAAGCTGGGCTTCAAGGTCAATTATGAGGAGAAATTAAAGAAGATTACCATTGAATAG
- a CDS encoding helix-turn-helix domain-containing protein — protein MIMRPTVIERGLLKGSAAQNLLRQMVETDMIVTAALVKNLLYTVRGAERYARSWNDEQFVDKEGLLECGNRLLELISEESIREYSVVTFSTSDVAKYIGVSQQTINAWLRDGKIVGVPEKEDKKWNRIPEEAEVIFQNGSQVSIRVLKENWEKENVIPVVDEKTYLELSIKELEDKYDGKTFEEVFGHKTINELTQEDTDASIWLSYKVRLESVKNDPEHT, from the coding sequence ATGATTATGCGCCCCACAGTGATTGAGAGAGGGTTATTAAAAGGTTCGGCTGCACAAAACCTATTACGCCAAATGGTCGAAACAGACATGATCGTTACCGCAGCCCTTGTCAAAAACCTGCTTTATACCGTTCGTGGAGCGGAGCGTTATGCACGAAGCTGGAATGATGAACAGTTCGTGGACAAAGAGGGATTGCTGGAATGCGGAAACAGGTTGCTTGAACTGATATCGGAAGAGTCTATTCGAGAATATTCAGTTGTAACATTCTCAACGTCTGATGTTGCAAAGTATATCGGCGTCAGTCAACAAACGATTAATGCGTGGTTGCGTGATGGGAAGATTGTTGGTGTTCCTGAAAAGGAAGATAAAAAATGGAATAGAATTCCGGAAGAAGCTGAAGTCATTTTTCAAAATGGCTCTCAAGTATCGATAAGGGTGCTTAAGGAGAACTGGGAAAAAGAAAATGTAATCCCGGTCGTTGATGAAAAGACTTATCTTGAGTTATCCATCAAGGAACTGGAAGATAAATACGACGGCAAAACATTTGAAGAGGTTTTTGGTCATAAGACAATCAACGAGCTGACTCAAGAGGATACCGATGCTTCTATTTGGCTGTCTTACAAAGTGAGGTTGGAAAGTGTCAAGAACGACCCTGAACATACCTAA